One region of Syntrophobacter fumaroxidans MPOB genomic DNA includes:
- a CDS encoding tetratricopeptide repeat protein: MKKRLLECGSLFVLALMIVSAYCNTFLSPPYMDDYHSFINTDHVYLKDFSPESLISLANTPFGWKRWVPILTFALNHKLGGSSLVLFHATNLAIHLLVTLSVAFLAFQVFRLSKHRHDDDMRAGFWMAFFVACLWALNPVQTSAVTYLVQRMASLQALFYVISVACYLKGRILRQPPVSAENSSRLFYLISFLAGVCSFFSKENAVTLPIMLIISEIWFFQPDLLPKSFQRLKRYAIKTKVLLSACLLACGAFSIFVFLHIISQYDLRHFTMTERLLTQARVVVWYISLLLWPAPSRLSMEHDVLVSTSLLSPPTTLIAILFLVLLLWLAIRLRHRFQIVCYGMVWFLLNLSVESTFVPLELVFEHRLYLPSVGFFISIIAAIELAFRRVVPRLLTRDRLLAMGSIVMILSSLLTFATFERNEAWESTMTLHKDAAEKAPNHPRALANLANAYYFAKEYDKAVEAGEKSIALARPRFESYAVATNAILISLIRSGDLQKAIERTEELLQSRPREFEADVMATIYTNLGEAYRRQEKLDRALESALSALYWTQRLGSPTIDKVRVATLITSILKDAKAKRINPDEGWATAPFDMPSQTWAAKVFYRYGDADIAKKLIAVALEEHPGDAETLKLSEEIRTDEQLSEEQKGKWSFTAKYVRHPFSRFNFSMAIAFIIQEKQMPMTIMKLGEAFLDYALELQPDSTDAHLLKGWYYYQRDDAQNAVAEARLALKHDPENGKAWLGLGFFLIKAEQKEEAAAALRKSLALYPRYSKRFVVRDIADNLLKKESLEEGVDSGPGTAAMTGEVSQGVRAD; this comes from the coding sequence ATGAAAAAAAGACTGTTGGAATGCGGCTCTCTCTTCGTACTGGCGCTGATGATCGTCTCCGCGTACTGCAATACATTCTTGTCGCCACCCTACATGGACGATTATCATTCTTTCATCAACACGGACCACGTCTACCTCAAGGATTTTTCCCCCGAGAGCCTGATTTCGCTTGCGAACACGCCTTTCGGTTGGAAGCGCTGGGTGCCCATTCTGACTTTCGCCTTGAACCACAAACTGGGGGGCAGCAGCCTGGTTCTGTTTCACGCCACCAACCTTGCCATTCACCTCCTGGTAACGCTCAGCGTGGCATTTCTTGCCTTCCAGGTCTTCAGGTTATCCAAGCACAGACATGATGACGACATGAGGGCCGGTTTTTGGATGGCATTTTTTGTCGCGTGTCTTTGGGCGCTCAATCCCGTTCAGACCAGTGCGGTGACTTACCTGGTCCAGCGCATGGCATCTTTGCAGGCTCTTTTCTATGTCATTAGCGTTGCGTGCTATCTCAAGGGACGCATCCTTCGCCAACCCCCGGTGAGCGCAGAGAACTCCTCACGCCTGTTTTATCTGATCTCATTTCTGGCCGGAGTATGCTCCTTTTTCTCGAAGGAAAACGCCGTGACGCTGCCAATCATGCTGATCATTTCGGAAATCTGGTTTTTCCAGCCGGATCTACTCCCGAAGTCCTTCCAGAGACTCAAAAGGTACGCCATCAAGACGAAAGTCCTTTTGTCCGCCTGCCTGCTTGCATGCGGCGCGTTCAGCATTTTCGTTTTTCTGCATATTATCTCACAATACGACCTCAGACATTTCACAATGACCGAACGGCTATTGACCCAGGCGCGCGTCGTCGTCTGGTACATTTCCCTGTTGTTATGGCCTGCCCCTTCGCGGCTTTCCATGGAACACGACGTTTTGGTCTCGACATCCCTTCTCTCACCCCCGACCACGCTGATCGCAATTCTGTTTCTCGTTCTGCTGCTGTGGCTTGCTATTCGCTTGCGTCATAGATTCCAGATTGTCTGTTATGGAATGGTTTGGTTTCTGCTCAACCTGTCGGTGGAGTCAACCTTCGTCCCCCTGGAACTGGTATTCGAACACAGGCTTTACCTGCCTTCCGTCGGTTTCTTCATCTCCATTATCGCCGCAATCGAGCTGGCCTTTCGCCGCGTCGTGCCCAGGCTCTTGACCCGCGACCGTCTTCTTGCGATGGGCAGCATTGTCATGATCCTGTCGTCGCTGCTCACCTTTGCCACTTTCGAGAGAAACGAGGCATGGGAGAGTACGATGACTCTCCACAAGGATGCTGCCGAGAAAGCGCCGAACCACCCGCGCGCACTTGCCAACCTGGCCAACGCCTACTACTTCGCCAAAGAATATGACAAGGCTGTCGAGGCAGGCGAGAAATCAATTGCGCTGGCCCGACCCAGGTTCGAATCTTACGCAGTTGCGACAAATGCCATATTGATTTCACTTATCAGGTCCGGCGACCTGCAGAAAGCGATAGAACGCACCGAGGAACTGCTTCAATCCCGTCCCAGAGAGTTTGAAGCAGACGTCATGGCAACGATCTACACGAACCTTGGCGAAGCTTACCGCCGACAAGAAAAACTGGACCGCGCGCTTGAATCTGCGCTATCGGCACTGTACTGGACTCAAAGGCTTGGCAGCCCGACAATCGACAAGGTCAGGGTTGCGACCCTTATTACCTCCATCCTTAAGGACGCAAAGGCCAAACGCATCAACCCGGATGAAGGCTGGGCGACCGCGCCGTTCGACATGCCCTCGCAAACCTGGGCGGCGAAAGTATTCTATCGTTACGGGGACGCCGATATCGCCAAAAAACTCATCGCCGTCGCGCTCGAGGAACACCCCGGCGATGCCGAAACCCTCAAGCTGTCGGAAGAAATCCGCACCGATGAACAATTGAGCGAGGAACAGAAAGGCAAGTGGAGCTTCACCGCAAAATATGTCCGTCACCCGTTCTCCAGGTTCAATTTTTCCATGGCCATAGCATTTATTATTCAAGAAAAACAGATGCCCATGACGATAATGAAATTGGGAGAGGCTTTCCTGGACTATGCCCTGGAGCTTCAACCGGATTCGACCGACGCGCACCTGCTGAAAGGCTGGTATTATTACCAGAGGGACGACGCGCAAAACGCGGTGGCCGAGGCGAGACTGGCGCTGAAGCACGATCCGGAAAACGGGAAAGCATGGCTCGGTTTGGGTTTCTTTCTGATCAAAGCCGAGCAGAAGGAGGAGGCCGCCGCGGCTTTGCGCAAGTCGTTGGCGCTCTACCCGCGGTATTCCAAGAGATTTGTTGTCCGCGATATTGCGGACAATCTTTTGAAAAAGGAGTCCCTGGAGGAAGGTGTGGACAGCGGCCCGGGAACTGCGGCAATGACCGGGGAGGTCAGTCAGGGCGTTCGCGCGGATTAG
- a CDS encoding type IV pilin protein has product MRESKGFTLVELMIVVAIIGILAAVAVPYYQKYIQKSRMVSKVFPGMHAIETNMGTYFSFKNTLLDVGSTATFGQFVQDADTKCFSPSWAGEYLLITIKDPTLCQELKALTGMTLSATPRMDTSRTKIRGWALAGPLAVQLGLEGEQ; this is encoded by the coding sequence ATGCGTGAAAGTAAGGGTTTCACCCTGGTTGAGTTGATGATCGTCGTGGCTATTATCGGTATTCTGGCCGCCGTGGCGGTGCCGTACTATCAGAAATACATCCAGAAGTCCCGCATGGTTTCGAAGGTTTTCCCCGGCATGCATGCCATCGAGACCAACATGGGCACGTACTTCAGCTTTAAGAACACGTTGCTTGACGTCGGTAGCACTGCCACCTTCGGGCAGTTTGTGCAAGACGCCGACACTAAGTGCTTCTCCCCCAGTTGGGCGGGCGAATATCTGCTGATCACGATTAAGGATCCCACCTTGTGCCAGGAACTGAAGGCACTGACGGGGATGACCCTCTCCGCGACGCCGAGGATGGATACCAGCCGGACCAAGATCAGGGGCTGGGCTCTCGCTGGTCCCCTGGCCGTTCAGCTCGGACTCGAGGGCGAGCAATAG